One Bacillota bacterium genomic window, GCGGAAGGCGACGGTACCGTAACAGTACGCTCAAAGTTTAGTAACCCGGCGGTGTGCTACAATCTCCACAAGTATGGCGGCGGGCACGAAAAGCTTGCCTGTGCCTCCTGCCATAGTTCCATCCCCCACGGTATCCATCAAAGGGGCCTTCTGGTAACAACGGCGGATGACGTACGCTACAGTGTCGCCGGCCGGATAATAAGCTTCCGCAGCATCCCCGCACCGGGCAACTGGTCAGGGTCCTGCAATAATTGTGATACCATAAGTTTACACTAGCGCCACCAATTGAAATACACATTGAAATGGTCTTATTCCTGCTTCGACGACCATTCCTGTTGTTCTTATCCTGTGTCCTATTGACAGTATCCTTCCATCACCCGGAACTTAACACGAATAAACCTCCATGTTATATAGGGAGAATTGAGCGATACAGCGAGGTGGCCGTAATCCTCAATAAAAGCTGTGCTTTTTTCAAAAACCACTTCACCTCAACCAAGGCCGTCCTGGGGGTTTTGGCCTTTTTATCAATCGCTTCCGCCGTCGGCACCCTGGTCCCTCAGGATTTGCCACCCGCTTTCTATATCGATCAGTACGGCCAAGCCCTCGGCCAACTGGCAGTCAATATAGGTATTACAAACATTTACCACTCCTGGTGGTTTACCGCAGCGGAAGTCTGGCTGGCGATCAGCCTTTCCATCTGTACCTTTTACCGGGCAAAAACCGCATTAAACCTTTCTCCGCGCGACTTCAAGCGGGGTCTCGGCGCCTGGGGACTTACTATTTTACATGTAAGCCTGATTCTCATTCTTACCGCCCTGGTACTTACCCCGCGCGTATCGACAGAGGAAACGGTGAACGCCGTCCCGGGCGAGTCGGTCGCATTAACGGATGAGGGATTCCCTTTCGACCTTCAGATTGAAGATTTCTTAATCGACCGTTACCCCAACGGCACGCCGAAACAGTTCATAACCCGCTGCGCCGTTCTGGAAGACGATAAGGTGGTACAGGACTGCGATATATCCGTAAACCACCCCCTTGCCTACCGCGGCACGAAG contains:
- a CDS encoding cytochrome c biogenesis protein ResB, with protein sequence MAFLSIASAVGTLVPQDLPPAFYIDQYGQALGQLAVNIGITNIYHSWWFTAAEVWLAISLSICTFYRAKTALNLSPRDFKRGLGAWGLTILHVSLILILTALVLTPRVSTEETVNAVPGESVALTDEGFPFDLQIEDFLIDRYPNGTPKQFITRCAVLEDDKVVQDCDISVNHPLAYRGTKVYQLDCGWVLIGRLGGQRYKIASGQKVSLGAGYELGLWFYPDYIYNKEGSSTRSQQPLNPRMIYVFYRQGQPFARGILSPGQTGAATFGEIQFERYSRYTTLGVKRNPLLVYTLGAFVLAAVGVLAHLIWNPRRHPEGPEWIKEKTPDTPY